One Pseudocalidococcus azoricus BACA0444 DNA segment encodes these proteins:
- a CDS encoding response regulator: MINDARFLGQRFLLIFAPLSVVIGLFLGYIYTSQKNNTRLDYQLREESKIERGISTISNTYERVISDIRTLGSQSSVQTILQKGITAPDYYLRDIKDYTQNKGLYDALHFLNPDGVEIARFVLNSQHQAQLSQPQLDRQLATSLGFDSTDLRTWQPKEVQANSIELKTDSGRILQPYYPLIRFVTPIFSQTRQFQGTLVVDYTANDLFKDFKQNCISPLGPCQLLNAEGEWILGEQPDDHWSFMFPSLEKQSFAQRYPQVWQLLQTQSSGQIETADGLFTFKRITPQGTKQTNHSYIIVSRISDQALSASTSPLRLQFIGLFCLLALAVAGVSAKISWEQLRQYHLNQTLEASERTFRYLSDMLPVGVFQANAEGMNTYANQKMLEIYGLSQTELTRGDWVNFTHPDDRDAMVNSWFDSVKKQTSWQHQFRLVRDGQERWMIGRGVPVFANDQLTGYIGSYEDVTQAMEQQQYLAQAKDAAEQASRAKSDFLATMSHEIRTPMNAIIGLTGLLLDMELTEQQHEFLNTIRASGDALLSLINDILDFSKIESGRLEIESYPFDLRACAEEALDLLAGRANERGLELAYHMEPNTPVAVTGDMGRLRQILVNLIGNALKFTAAGEVVLYIQAHPLTPDHPDPTPEATEHPHCPILQPYVFQFAIRDTGIGISPQGVTRLFQPFSQVDASTTRYFGGTGLGLAICKRLAEAMGGTIWLESRDDSGNLAQAGQPALAFTPIPPSQLTNTGSTFYFTVTMPVNLQAGEQNPSHTIASLQGRKVLIVDDNATNRQILELQTTSWQMEPQAYPDAQSALTALKAGARFDLAILDLHMPQMNGLELGQAIHALETHKNLPLVMLSSVGQGNDLIASQHFVAAIAKPIKQSALFNVLLRILNESQASQTLQKPTTLSPETSMADLAKHLPSLKILLAEDNKVNQMVALRILERLGYRADVVANGLEVLAALQRQPYDVVLMDMQMPEMDGVTATQEIIRAWPSQNRPSIIAMTANAMEGDRDICLDAGMDDYLSKPIKIPELVRALGQCQPRTATRAEKLGYN, translated from the coding sequence ATGATCAATGATGCGCGTTTTTTAGGCCAGCGATTTCTCCTCATATTTGCTCCTCTGTCAGTCGTGATTGGCTTATTTCTGGGTTACATTTACACAAGTCAGAAAAATAATACTCGGTTGGATTACCAATTGCGGGAAGAGTCCAAAATTGAGCGGGGCATCAGTACCATTAGTAACACCTATGAACGAGTCATTTCCGATATTCGTACCCTTGGTTCTCAAAGTAGTGTTCAAACCATCTTGCAAAAGGGTATAACGGCCCCAGACTACTATTTAAGAGACATTAAAGACTACACCCAAAATAAGGGGCTTTACGATGCCTTGCATTTTCTTAATCCAGATGGTGTAGAAATTGCCCGCTTTGTCTTAAATTCCCAGCACCAGGCCCAACTGAGTCAACCTCAACTCGACAGACAACTGGCCACATCATTAGGCTTTGATTCCACAGACCTGAGAACATGGCAGCCTAAAGAAGTTCAAGCCAATTCCATAGAGTTAAAAACCGATTCAGGACGAATCCTCCAACCATACTATCCATTGATTCGTTTTGTTACGCCGATCTTTTCGCAAACCCGTCAATTTCAAGGCACCCTTGTGGTTGATTACACCGCCAATGATCTATTTAAGGACTTTAAACAAAACTGCATTAGCCCCCTAGGCCCTTGTCAATTATTGAATGCTGAAGGGGAGTGGATTCTTGGAGAACAGCCGGATGATCATTGGTCATTCATGTTTCCATCTTTAGAAAAACAATCCTTTGCCCAACGATATCCCCAAGTGTGGCAACTGCTCCAAACCCAATCATCTGGGCAGATTGAAACTGCTGATGGCCTGTTTACGTTTAAGCGAATTACCCCCCAAGGGACAAAGCAGACCAATCACAGCTATATTATTGTTTCCCGTATTTCAGATCAGGCTCTCTCGGCTTCGACTTCTCCCTTACGGCTGCAATTCATTGGATTATTTTGCCTCTTGGCCTTAGCAGTGGCTGGTGTTTCCGCCAAAATTAGTTGGGAACAGTTACGCCAATATCATCTGAATCAAACTTTAGAGGCAAGTGAGCGCACATTTCGCTATCTCAGTGATATGTTGCCGGTGGGTGTGTTCCAGGCCAATGCCGAAGGAATGAATACCTATGCCAACCAGAAAATGTTAGAAATTTATGGACTTTCCCAAACAGAATTGACCCGCGGGGATTGGGTGAACTTTACCCATCCCGATGATCGGGACGCAATGGTGAATTCTTGGTTTGATAGTGTTAAAAAGCAAACATCCTGGCAGCATCAGTTTCGCTTAGTTAGAGATGGGCAGGAGCGATGGATGATTGGGCGAGGGGTGCCAGTTTTTGCCAATGATCAACTGACGGGATATATCGGCAGCTACGAAGATGTTACTCAGGCTATGGAGCAGCAACAATATTTGGCCCAGGCCAAGGACGCAGCAGAACAGGCGAGTCGGGCTAAGAGTGACTTCCTCGCCACCATGAGTCATGAAATCCGCACCCCCATGAACGCGATTATTGGCTTAACTGGCTTGTTGTTAGACATGGAATTAACCGAACAGCAACATGAGTTTTTGAATACAATCCGGGCCAGTGGCGATGCCTTACTCAGCCTAATTAACGATATTTTAGACTTCTCCAAAATTGAGTCAGGACGACTAGAAATTGAATCCTATCCCTTTGACCTCCGGGCCTGTGCTGAGGAAGCTTTAGATTTGCTGGCCGGGCGGGCTAATGAACGGGGCTTGGAGTTGGCCTATCACATGGAACCTAATACCCCGGTCGCGGTGACGGGCGATATGGGGCGATTACGACAAATTTTAGTTAATCTGATTGGGAATGCTTTGAAATTTACGGCGGCAGGGGAAGTGGTACTTTATATCCAGGCCCATCCGCTCACTCCTGATCATCCCGATCCCACTCCAGAGGCAACAGAACATCCCCACTGCCCCATTCTCCAGCCCTATGTCTTTCAATTTGCGATTCGTGACACGGGGATTGGTATTTCTCCTCAGGGCGTGACCCGCCTATTTCAGCCCTTTAGTCAGGTGGATGCTTCAACAACGCGCTATTTTGGGGGGACTGGCCTGGGCTTGGCCATTTGTAAGCGTTTAGCAGAGGCGATGGGGGGGACAATTTGGCTGGAAAGTCGGGATGATAGTGGTAATCTGGCCCAAGCTGGACAACCCGCCTTAGCGTTTACCCCAATTCCCCCCTCTCAACTCACCAACACGGGATCAACTTTTTACTTTACGGTTACGATGCCCGTTAATCTCCAGGCCGGGGAACAAAACCCCTCCCACACAATTGCCTCTCTTCAAGGCCGGAAAGTCTTAATTGTGGATGATAACGCCACCAACCGCCAAATTCTAGAGTTACAAACGACATCCTGGCAAATGGAACCCCAAGCCTATCCGGATGCGCAATCGGCGTTGACGGCCCTAAAAGCGGGGGCTAGGTTTGATTTGGCAATTTTGGATCTCCATATGCCGCAAATGAATGGCCTGGAACTGGGACAAGCGATTCATGCTCTGGAGACCCATAAAAATCTCCCCTTAGTTATGCTTTCATCCGTTGGCCAGGGAAATGACCTCATTGCCAGTCAACATTTTGTCGCCGCCATTGCTAAACCCATCAAACAATCCGCCCTTTTCAATGTCCTATTACGCATCTTGAATGAGTCCCAGGCCAGCCAAACTCTCCAAAAACCCACAACCCTCTCCCCAGAAACTTCGATGGCTGATTTGGCCAAACATCTCCCCTCCTTGAAAATATTGCTGGCAGAAGATAATAAGGTGAATCAAATGGTTGCCTTGCGAATTTTAGAACGCTTAGGATATCGGGCAGATGTGGTGGCCAATGGTCTGGAAGTCCTCGCAGCACTCCAACGACAACCCTATGATGTGGTCTTGATGGATATGCAAATGCCAGAAATGGATGGAGTTACGGCCACTCAAGAAATCATCAGGGCCTGGCCCTCGCAAAATCGTCCCTCGATCATTGCCATGACGGCCAATGCCATGGAGGGGGATCGAGACATTTGTTTAGACGCGGGGATGGATGATTATCTCAGTAAGCCCATTAAAATTCCGGAATTAGTCCGAGCCTTGGGCCAATGTCAACCCAGAACAGCAACAAGAGCCGAAAAATTGGGCTATAATTAG
- a CDS encoding diacylglycerol/polyprenol kinase family protein, producing the protein MPELSPNQIFTLIQTHSLGVGIVIAWLGIVLLTAELTYRWTTWGAEVSRKIVHIGTGNIILLAWWFQIPAILGIIASIFFSGLTLLSYRYPVLPSISGIGRQSWGTFFYAVSIGVLLAWFWPTAPAYPALGILTMAYGDGLAAMIGQRWGRHPYQVGGIKKSWEGSLTMALVTMVIAGLVLGLQGNLGGVSVIFIALVLGVFATGLETFSRWGIDNLTVPLGTAGLAWGLSQLLVHQTF; encoded by the coding sequence ATGCCTGAGTTATCCCCCAATCAAATTTTCACCCTGATTCAAACCCATAGTTTAGGTGTGGGGATTGTGATAGCTTGGCTTGGTATTGTTTTACTCACAGCAGAATTGACCTATCGTTGGACAACTTGGGGAGCCGAAGTTTCTCGCAAAATTGTTCACATTGGCACGGGTAATATTATTCTCCTGGCCTGGTGGTTTCAGATTCCCGCTATTTTGGGGATTATTGCCTCCATTTTCTTTAGTGGGTTAACGCTGCTTTCTTACCGCTATCCAGTTTTACCCAGTATCAGTGGCATTGGCCGCCAAAGTTGGGGCACATTTTTCTATGCCGTTAGTATTGGCGTTTTACTGGCTTGGTTTTGGCCGACTGCCCCTGCTTATCCAGCCCTAGGGATTTTAACCATGGCCTATGGAGATGGTTTGGCCGCGATGATTGGTCAGCGTTGGGGGCGGCATCCCTATCAAGTTGGCGGGATCAAAAAAAGCTGGGAAGGTTCCTTGACGATGGCCCTGGTGACTATGGTGATTGCTGGCCTGGTTTTGGGGTTACAGGGAAATCTGGGAGGGGTATCTGTAATATTCATTGCCCTTGTCTTGGGGGTGTTTGCAACGGGCCTGGAGACATTTTCCCGTTGGGGGATTGATAATTTGACGGTTCCCTTAGGGACTGCTGGCCTGGCCTGGGGCTTGAGCCAATTACTGGTGCATCAGACTTTTTAG
- a CDS encoding nucleotidyltransferase domain-containing protein produces MTPQFDYPRVTDELLNQIIQKIISVGTPLQIILFGSYAQGNARPDSDLDILIVEESELPRHQRASRYYQATTGLFPKKDITVWTMAEIEAWSAVPNAFITTVLEQGKVLYERPK; encoded by the coding sequence GTGACACCCCAATTTGATTATCCACGGGTTACTGACGAATTACTCAATCAAATCATTCAGAAAATTATCAGCGTGGGGACACCGTTGCAGATTATCTTATTCGGCTCCTATGCTCAAGGCAATGCCAGACCGGACAGTGACCTCGATATATTGATTGTGGAGGAGTCAGAATTACCTCGCCATCAACGGGCATCCCGCTATTACCAAGCCACAACAGGTTTATTTCCGAAAAAGGATATTACGGTATGGACGATGGCCGAAATTGAGGCCTGGTCAGCCGTACCCAATGCTTTCATTACCACGGTGTTAGAGCAGGGAAAAGTTCTCTATGAAAGACCGAAATGA
- a CDS encoding HEPN domain-containing protein: protein MKDRNDLALGWFRKADSDLTAAEVILGTSGPYDTVCFHAHQAAEKYLKGFLSLQGIAIPRSHDLLELNRLCGSLASVWVVDKQLLAELMPFAVEVRYDLDFFPEQSEAASALAITKQIRDAVLRVIDLP from the coding sequence ATGAAAGACCGAAATGATCTGGCTCTTGGTTGGTTTCGCAAGGCAGACAGCGACTTAACGGCTGCGGAAGTGATTTTGGGAACGTCTGGCCCCTATGATACTGTCTGCTTTCATGCTCACCAAGCTGCTGAAAAATATCTCAAAGGGTTCCTGTCATTACAAGGTATCGCAATTCCCCGCAGTCATGACCTTTTAGAGCTAAATCGCCTGTGTGGGTCTCTTGCATCAGTGTGGGTCGTTGATAAGCAACTTCTTGCTGAGTTAATGCCCTTTGCAGTAGAAGTTCGCTATGACTTAGATTTTTTCCCTGAACAAAGCGAGGCCGCTTCAGCGTTAGCCATAACAAAGCAGATTCGAGATGCTGTCCTGCGGGTGATTGATCTACCCTAA
- the ilvB gene encoding biosynthetic-type acetolactate synthase large subunit: protein MRATGAFILLDSLCRHGVECIFGYPGGAILPIYDELYRAEARGDIRHILVRHEQGAAHAADGYARATGKVGVCFGTSGPGATNLVTGIATAHMDSIPMVVITGQVPRHAIGTDAFQETDIYGITLPIVKHSYVVRQAADMARIIAEAFYIASTGRPGPVLVDIPKDVGLEECPYKPIAPGTVKLPGYKPTVKGNARQVSQALKLIRHSHRPLLYVGGGAIAAGAHTEIKHLAEQFHIPVTTTLMGKGAFDETHELALGMLGMHGTAYANFAVSECDLLIAVGARFDDRVTGKLDEFAARAKVIHIDIDPAEVGKNRAPDVPIVGDVRAVLTELLTLIRDSEPPTPSKTQAWLERIRHWQADYPLVIPHPEGKLSPQEVIHQLGVQAPDAFFTTDVGQHQMWAAQFLKNGPRQWISSAGLGTMGYGLPAAMGAKMAVGQQQVICISGDASFQMNFQELATLAQYGIAVKTVIINNFWQGMVRQWQEAFYAERYSHSNMEPGMPDFVKLAEAFGVRGLRIDHRDELESAIAEMLAYDGPVLIDAHVVRNENCYPMVAPGKSNAQMIGLPEKRTLEKAAELIYCPSCGAKTISTHHFCPECGSKL from the coding sequence GTGCGTGCAACTGGTGCATTTATTCTCCTCGATAGCCTTTGTCGTCATGGGGTCGAGTGTATATTTGGCTATCCAGGTGGGGCGATTCTCCCAATTTATGATGAGCTATACCGTGCTGAGGCCCGCGGAGATATTCGCCACATTTTAGTCCGCCATGAACAGGGGGCCGCCCACGCTGCTGATGGTTATGCACGGGCCACCGGGAAGGTTGGGGTATGTTTTGGGACATCGGGGCCGGGGGCAACAAACCTTGTCACTGGCATTGCCACAGCCCATATGGACTCGATTCCGATGGTGGTAATTACCGGCCAAGTTCCCCGTCATGCCATTGGCACAGATGCGTTTCAAGAAACGGACATTTACGGGATTACACTGCCGATTGTTAAACATTCCTATGTGGTGCGCCAGGCCGCGGACATGGCCCGGATCATTGCCGAAGCCTTTTATATTGCCAGTACTGGTCGCCCCGGCCCCGTCTTAGTGGATATTCCCAAGGATGTTGGCCTGGAGGAATGTCCCTATAAACCCATTGCCCCCGGGACTGTCAAACTGCCTGGCTATAAACCCACCGTCAAAGGAAACGCCCGCCAAGTCTCCCAGGCCCTGAAGTTAATCCGCCACAGCCATCGCCCTCTGTTATATGTGGGTGGGGGAGCCATTGCCGCCGGGGCCCATACGGAAATTAAACATCTGGCCGAGCAGTTCCATATTCCCGTCACCACCACCCTAATGGGGAAAGGCGCGTTTGATGAAACCCATGAATTAGCCCTGGGAATGCTGGGGATGCACGGAACCGCCTATGCCAACTTTGCCGTGAGTGAATGTGATCTCTTGATTGCAGTGGGAGCCAGGTTTGATGATCGGGTGACGGGGAAACTTGATGAATTTGCGGCCCGGGCCAAAGTGATTCACATTGACATTGATCCGGCAGAAGTGGGTAAAAATCGCGCTCCTGATGTGCCGATTGTTGGCGATGTCCGGGCTGTCTTAACGGAATTACTCACCCTGATTCGGGACAGTGAACCACCCACCCCCAGCAAAACCCAGGCCTGGTTAGAGCGAATTCGCCATTGGCAAGCGGACTATCCCTTAGTGATTCCCCATCCAGAGGGTAAGCTCTCGCCCCAAGAGGTGATTCATCAACTGGGAGTCCAGGCCCCGGATGCCTTTTTTACCACCGATGTGGGGCAGCATCAAATGTGGGCGGCGCAATTCCTGAAAAACGGGCCAAGGCAATGGATCTCTAGTGCAGGCCTGGGGACAATGGGCTATGGCTTACCAGCAGCGATGGGAGCGAAAATGGCCGTCGGGCAGCAACAGGTGATTTGCATTAGTGGTGATGCCAGTTTCCAGATGAACTTCCAAGAATTGGCCACCCTGGCCCAGTACGGCATTGCGGTGAAAACCGTCATTATTAACAATTTCTGGCAGGGCATGGTGCGTCAGTGGCAAGAGGCTTTTTACGCAGAACGCTATTCCCACTCCAATATGGAACCCGGAATGCCGGACTTTGTGAAGTTAGCTGAGGCTTTTGGGGTACGGGGGCTGCGAATTGACCATCGGGATGAATTAGAATCTGCCATTGCCGAGATGCTAGCCTACGATGGCCCGGTACTCATTGATGCCCATGTGGTGCGAAATGAAAACTGCTATCCAATGGTGGCTCCTGGGAAGAGTAATGCCCAAATGATTGGCCTGCCGGAAAAACGCACCCTGGAAAAAGCTGCGGAGTTAATTTACTGTCCAAGTTGTGGAGCTAAAACCATCTCGACCCATCACTTTTGTCCAGAGTGTGGCAGTAAACTCTAA